The Aureispira anguillae genome contains a region encoding:
- a CDS encoding histidine kinase dimerization/phosphoacceptor domain -containing protein has product MKHYALCVITFFLIVLSYHNSLAQPLSIALEQLLEQGKTLYAQQEYAKATEKFNQLIEKGKEEKDNYLLGSIYYQLGVFYDTKRNHNKALEFLFKGSKLIEGRFHTLRSNSLSSEKETFLEKEKALNSQDSQLKAYIYTRIGGVYYNQKDYSKAEKYWKTAYWIAKKNHHTKALSNILNNLGEIKRLTGHLNAALPLYKKALEIKQMIKDTFGTSVNLSNIGTVYLKMGHLDSAKMFYDKNFSLPKNSKFPRIAISHYSDYGLYHKTIGQAFIASQWYNKALVYADTLGDLNIILSIYQDLSALYEEQSKLDSCLLFQKKWIDLTQVINQQQNEKLALEIEARFRINEKEKELTFLKEKNNIEMQNNRLKDYFQWASIIGLFSILIFTLLILRLRNKNNEGLTLNMAKINQQNEEKDILLKEIHHRVKNNLQVITSLLSLQSYNIEDPKMKVLFSNSQYRINSMAMIHEMLYQSNDFSKINYNSYLKQLIDKLVISIKGVEHQIQVNIDVPDLFLNIDTAIPLGLLINEVTTNSLKYGIVDQTPGTLSIKMKMLDPPNFLLEIGDDGIGFTTDLSAQKHHSLGLNLIKQLAVQLNGTILKDDKKKGTNYILHFQEVDQMA; this is encoded by the coding sequence ATGAAGCATTATGCTCTTTGCGTCATTACTTTTTTCTTAATTGTTCTATCCTATCACAATAGTTTAGCACAACCTCTATCAATTGCATTAGAACAGTTGCTAGAACAAGGCAAAACGCTCTATGCACAGCAAGAATATGCAAAAGCTACTGAAAAGTTTAATCAGCTGATAGAAAAAGGAAAAGAAGAAAAAGATAACTATCTATTGGGTAGTATTTATTATCAGCTAGGTGTATTTTATGATACCAAAAGAAACCATAATAAGGCACTTGAATTTTTATTCAAAGGCTCTAAACTAATAGAGGGTCGTTTCCATACCCTCAGATCCAACTCCCTTTCATCAGAAAAAGAGACTTTCTTAGAAAAAGAAAAAGCCTTAAATAGCCAAGACAGTCAGCTAAAAGCTTACATATACACAAGAATTGGTGGTGTTTATTATAACCAGAAAGATTATTCAAAAGCCGAAAAATACTGGAAAACCGCTTATTGGATCGCTAAAAAGAATCATCACACCAAAGCACTCTCTAATATACTAAACAACCTAGGGGAAATAAAACGCTTAACGGGACATTTAAATGCAGCGCTTCCGCTTTATAAAAAAGCACTAGAAATAAAACAGATGATTAAAGATACCTTTGGGACCAGTGTCAATTTATCCAATATTGGAACTGTCTATCTCAAAATGGGTCATCTAGATTCTGCCAAAATGTTTTATGACAAAAACTTTTCTCTTCCTAAAAATTCAAAGTTTCCTCGAATAGCCATTAGTCATTATAGCGATTATGGTTTATACCATAAAACCATTGGTCAAGCCTTTATTGCCTCACAATGGTACAATAAGGCACTAGTCTATGCCGATACATTGGGTGATCTAAATATTATATTATCTATTTATCAAGATCTTTCAGCACTTTATGAAGAACAGTCCAAATTAGATTCCTGCTTGCTCTTTCAAAAAAAATGGATTGATTTAACCCAAGTAATCAATCAGCAACAAAATGAAAAACTAGCGTTAGAAATAGAGGCAAGATTCAGAATCAACGAAAAGGAAAAAGAGTTGACCTTTCTTAAAGAAAAAAACAATATTGAAATGCAAAATAATCGACTCAAAGATTATTTTCAATGGGCATCTATTATTGGGCTTTTTAGTATCTTGATCTTCACCTTGCTCATTCTTAGGTTGAGAAATAAAAACAACGAAGGGTTAACGCTTAATATGGCTAAAATCAATCAACAGAATGAAGAAAAAGACATTTTGTTAAAAGAGATCCATCATCGTGTAAAAAATAATTTGCAAGTAATCACAAGCTTGTTAAGTCTTCAAAGTTATAATATTGAAGATCCCAAGATGAAAGTATTATTTAGCAATAGCCAATATAGAATTAATTCTATGGCAATGATCCACGAAATGCTTTACCAATCCAATGATTTTTCTAAAATAAACTACAACAGCTATCTAAAACAGCTAATTGACAAGTTAGTTATTTCCATTAAAGGGGTTGAACATCAAATCCAAGTTAATATAGATGTTCCAGATTTATTTCTCAATATAGATACTGCTATTCCTCTCGGTTTGTTAATTAATGAGGTGACAACAAATTCACTTAAATATGGGATTGTAGACCAGACTCCTGGCACGTTGTCCATAAAAATGAAAATGTTAGATCCGCCTAATTTTTTATTGGAAATAGGGGATGATGGCATTGGTTTTACAACAGATCTTTCTGCTCAAAAACATCATTCCTTGGGGCTAAACCTGATTAAGCAGCTTGCCGTTCAACTCAACGGAACCATTCTAAAAGATGATAAAAAGAAAGGAACAAATTATATCCTTCATTTTCAAGAGGTCGATCAGATGGCATAA